A window from Cryobacterium sp. SO1 encodes these proteins:
- the mraZ gene encoding division/cell wall cluster transcriptional repressor MraZ — protein MFLGTYAPRLDEKGRVILPAKFREDLSTGIVMTRGQERCLYVFTSRDFDDVHEKIRQAPITSKEGRDFFRVFLSGASAETPDKQNRVTIPANLRAYAGLGRDLTVIGVGNRVEIWDTEVWDAYLIEQEASFANITEEVIPGLF, from the coding sequence ATGTTCCTCGGGACCTATGCCCCCAGGCTCGACGAAAAAGGACGCGTCATCCTGCCGGCCAAGTTCCGCGAGGACCTCTCGACCGGCATCGTGATGACGCGCGGCCAGGAACGTTGCCTCTACGTCTTCACCTCGCGTGATTTCGACGACGTGCACGAGAAGATCCGCCAGGCGCCCATCACCAGCAAGGAGGGACGCGACTTCTTCCGCGTCTTCCTGTCCGGCGCCAGCGCCGAGACTCCCGACAAACAGAACCGGGTGACCATCCCCGCCAACCTGAGGGCCTATGCGGGCCTGGGTCGCGACCTCACGGTGATCGGCGTGGGCAACCGCGTGGAGATCTGGGACACCGAGGTCTGGGATGCCTATCTCATCGAGCAGGAAGCCTCGTTCGCCAACATCACGGAGGAGGTGATTCCGGGACTCTTCTAG
- the rsmH gene encoding 16S rRNA (cytosine(1402)-N(4))-methyltransferase RsmH — MNSDNTPERPVEKPQLNEIHTPVLLERSIELLGPVLDKPGAVLVDATLGMGGHAEAMLTRFPDLTLVGLDRDLDALAVAEERLKPFRDRIHLVHTVYDGILDALAGLGISEVQGILFDLGVSSMQLDQVERGFSYSKDAPLDMRMDSTSPLTAERILADYSEADLRRIFQEYGEEKLAGRYAKAIVEARTTTPFVRSAQLVEVITKVTPVAVQRMGHPAKRVFQALRIEVNQELAVLERAIPAAMEAVAVGGRIVSMAYQSLEDRIVKRMFAAASTSSAPAGLPVELPEHQPLFTLLIRGAELASDEEKAINPRATSVRLRAAERLRRAE, encoded by the coding sequence ATGAACAGCGACAACACCCCCGAACGTCCGGTCGAGAAACCGCAGCTCAACGAGATCCACACCCCGGTGCTGCTCGAGCGCAGCATCGAACTCCTCGGCCCGGTGCTGGACAAGCCCGGCGCGGTCCTCGTCGACGCCACGCTGGGCATGGGCGGCCACGCCGAAGCCATGCTCACCCGGTTCCCGGATCTGACCCTGGTGGGGCTGGACCGCGACCTCGACGCCCTGGCCGTGGCCGAGGAGCGCCTCAAGCCATTCCGGGACCGCATCCACCTCGTGCACACCGTGTACGACGGCATCCTCGACGCCCTCGCCGGCCTCGGCATCAGCGAGGTCCAGGGCATCCTCTTCGACCTCGGAGTCTCCAGCATGCAACTCGACCAGGTCGAGCGAGGCTTCTCCTACTCCAAGGACGCCCCGCTGGACATGCGCATGGACAGCACCTCTCCGCTCACTGCCGAGCGGATCCTCGCCGATTACAGCGAGGCCGACCTTCGCCGCATCTTCCAGGAGTATGGCGAAGAGAAGCTCGCCGGCCGCTACGCCAAGGCGATCGTTGAGGCGCGCACAACGACTCCCTTCGTCAGGTCCGCCCAACTCGTCGAGGTCATCACCAAGGTCACCCCGGTCGCCGTTCAGCGAATGGGCCACCCCGCCAAGCGGGTCTTCCAGGCGCTGCGCATCGAGGTCAACCAGGAGCTGGCCGTCCTCGAACGTGCTATCCCGGCCGCGATGGAAGCCGTCGCCGTCGGCGGCCGAATCGTCTCGATGGCCTACCAGTCGCTCGAAGACCGCATCGTCAAGCGGATGTTCGCCGCCGCGTCGACCTCCAGCGCCCCGGCGGGACTGCCTGTGGAGCTTCCGGAACACCAGCCGCTGTTCACCCTGCTGATCCGGGGCGCCGAACTGGCATCCGACGAAGAAAAAGCCATCAACCCCCGTGCAACATCGGTTCGCCTGCGTGCCGCCGAACGACTGAGGAGAGCCGAATGA
- a CDS encoding penicillin-binding protein 2, which produces MAKTNMSSKRRVAATVVVLFAIIGLFVVRLVDIQLVRAETLSADSLGNRSVERTVYGSRGEILDANGVVLAGTVMRYDVALSPKNASPFTRTVDGVETSVPLAQSVAEIGAVVGLSADQVQALITDSLADNPKSDYALVAKKVGVDAFRALYALEIPWLTFTQNPGRVYPNGAVAGNIVGFVSSEGEAQAGLEAGEDSCLASNNGIETYERGADGVRLPESTVATESAVNGSDVITTIDSDLQFFVQQVLAEQAQKTGAAWGNVVVQEVKTGKLVAVADYPSVDPNDVNATTNPEDRGSRAFTASYEPGSTFKALTAASVLDAGLATPESQVVAPYRYLPENGANINDSSAHGDLRLTLAGVLIESSNTGTSQFGERLNDQQRYDYMTKFGVGTETESGFPGEDPGILHPADEWDNQTGYATMFGQGLTTTALQVSSIYQTIANGGVRMPVQLVSGCRAADGTLTEVPAAEGTQVVSASAARDTADILEMVYQKAWLADTWKIPGYRAAAKTGTAQMPDGNGGYSTGYLVSVSGFAPADDPQYVVSVSLADPVNMNSSAAPAPVFQEVMSQVLKKYRAVPSGAAAPDLPGTW; this is translated from the coding sequence GTGGCCAAAACCAACATGTCCAGCAAACGCAGGGTCGCGGCCACGGTCGTCGTGCTCTTCGCCATCATCGGCCTGTTCGTGGTGCGCCTTGTCGACATCCAGCTCGTGCGGGCCGAGACCCTCAGTGCCGACTCGCTCGGCAACCGATCGGTCGAGCGCACCGTGTACGGCTCGCGGGGCGAGATCCTCGACGCCAACGGCGTCGTTCTGGCCGGAACCGTGATGCGGTACGACGTGGCCCTCTCGCCCAAAAACGCCTCACCGTTCACCCGCACCGTCGACGGGGTCGAGACGTCAGTTCCCCTGGCCCAGTCCGTCGCGGAAATCGGCGCTGTCGTCGGCCTGTCCGCCGATCAGGTCCAGGCCCTGATCACCGACTCCCTCGCCGACAACCCCAAGTCCGACTACGCGCTCGTCGCCAAGAAGGTCGGCGTTGACGCGTTCAGAGCGCTGTACGCGCTCGAGATCCCCTGGCTCACCTTCACCCAGAACCCCGGCCGGGTCTACCCCAACGGTGCCGTCGCAGGCAATATCGTCGGCTTCGTCTCGTCGGAGGGTGAGGCGCAGGCCGGTCTTGAGGCCGGCGAAGACTCCTGCCTCGCCAGCAACAACGGCATCGAAACCTACGAGCGCGGCGCCGACGGCGTGCGTTTGCCGGAAAGCACTGTTGCCACCGAGTCCGCCGTCAACGGCAGCGACGTGATCACCACCATCGACTCTGACCTGCAATTCTTCGTGCAGCAGGTGCTCGCCGAACAGGCCCAGAAGACCGGTGCGGCGTGGGGCAACGTCGTCGTGCAAGAGGTCAAGACCGGCAAGCTCGTCGCTGTGGCCGACTATCCCAGTGTCGACCCGAACGACGTCAACGCCACGACCAACCCCGAAGATCGCGGCTCACGCGCCTTCACAGCCTCTTATGAGCCTGGTTCGACATTCAAGGCCCTCACCGCAGCCTCGGTCCTCGACGCGGGCCTGGCGACGCCGGAGTCGCAGGTTGTGGCCCCGTACCGCTACCTGCCCGAGAACGGCGCCAACATCAACGACAGCTCGGCGCATGGCGACCTGCGCCTCACCCTCGCCGGGGTGCTGATCGAGTCGTCCAACACGGGCACGTCGCAGTTCGGCGAGCGTCTGAACGACCAGCAGCGCTACGACTACATGACCAAGTTCGGTGTCGGCACCGAAACCGAGAGCGGCTTCCCGGGCGAGGATCCCGGCATCCTGCACCCGGCCGACGAGTGGGACAACCAGACCGGATACGCGACCATGTTCGGCCAGGGTCTGACCACAACGGCGCTGCAGGTGTCGAGTATCTACCAGACCATCGCCAATGGCGGCGTCCGGATGCCCGTGCAGCTGGTATCCGGCTGCCGCGCGGCAGACGGCACCCTCACCGAGGTTCCCGCAGCCGAGGGCACCCAGGTCGTCTCGGCCTCAGCGGCGCGCGACACGGCGGACATCCTCGAAATGGTGTACCAGAAGGCCTGGCTGGCCGACACGTGGAAGATCCCGGGATACCGGGCGGCCGCCAAGACCGGCACGGCGCAGATGCCCGACGGCAACGGCGGCTACTCCACGGGCTACCTGGTGTCGGTGTCCGGCTTCGCCCCGGCCGACGATCCGCAGTACGTCGTTTCGGTGAGTCTGGCCGATCCTGTTAACATGAATTCGTCAGCAGCACCCGCTCCGGTCTTTCAAGAGGTCATGAGTCAGGTGCTGAAAAAGTACCGGGCAGTTCCCTCGGGCGCCGCCGCGCCTGATCTCCCCGGTACCTGGTAA
- a CDS encoding Mur ligase family protein — MTDSAPSALRPQHPVPRSLSGLVDEFELDTRGDTATRELTGVSLSSRTVQPGDLFVGVPGRMSHGAAYAQAAREAGAVAVLTDEAGALLAAGCGLPILVTVDVRTALGHVAGWIHRTAENPADLFAVTGTNGKTSVVYLVFAILTQLGVVAGLTSTAERRIGDVAVTSSLTTPEASELHALLARMREAEVRAVGIEVSAQAITRHRVDGLVFDVAGFTNLSHDHLDDYASMEEYFQSKLELFQPGRSRRGVVTVDSAWGRRIAAESRIPVTTLANNPVVGSADADRRPAEADWRMNVVQAGARFTEFTLDGPDGRRLQTRVPLLGWYMAANAALAIVMLVESGFDLAAIEHALTRDGGIDAYIPGRAELISGDRGPLVYIDYGHSPDAFLNTLGAIRDSTAGRIIMVFGADGDRDKTKRAAMGAIAARGADAVVITDFHPRFEDPATIRATLLAAAREAVPAGELYEVPDPATAFRRALSLAAEGDVVLYSGPGHENYQEVAGVKLPYSARDDARLALREAGWL, encoded by the coding sequence GTGACCGATTCGGCACCGTCGGCTCTCCGTCCTCAGCATCCGGTCCCGCGATCGTTGTCCGGACTGGTCGATGAATTTGAGCTAGACACCCGCGGCGATACCGCGACCCGGGAACTGACCGGCGTGAGCCTCAGCTCGCGCACCGTGCAACCCGGCGACCTGTTCGTCGGGGTGCCCGGCCGGATGAGCCATGGTGCCGCGTATGCCCAGGCCGCCCGCGAAGCCGGTGCCGTCGCTGTGCTGACCGACGAGGCCGGCGCGCTGCTGGCCGCGGGCTGCGGCCTGCCGATCCTGGTCACCGTCGACGTCCGTACCGCGCTGGGCCACGTCGCCGGTTGGATCCATCGCACTGCCGAGAACCCGGCGGACCTCTTCGCCGTCACCGGCACCAATGGCAAGACCAGTGTCGTCTACCTGGTTTTCGCCATCCTCACCCAGCTCGGCGTCGTCGCGGGGCTCACCTCAACGGCCGAGCGCCGGATCGGCGACGTCGCCGTGACGAGTTCCCTGACCACCCCGGAGGCCAGCGAACTGCACGCCCTCCTGGCCCGGATGCGCGAAGCCGAGGTGCGTGCCGTGGGTATCGAGGTGTCAGCCCAGGCGATCACCCGCCACCGGGTCGACGGCCTGGTCTTCGACGTCGCGGGCTTCACGAACCTCTCCCACGACCACCTCGACGACTACGCGTCCATGGAGGAGTACTTCCAGTCCAAGCTGGAGCTCTTCCAGCCCGGCCGTTCCCGCCGCGGAGTGGTCACGGTGGACTCCGCGTGGGGCCGCCGCATCGCTGCGGAGAGCCGGATCCCGGTCACCACCCTCGCCAACAACCCCGTGGTCGGCTCGGCCGACGCCGACCGCCGGCCGGCCGAAGCGGACTGGCGCATGAACGTCGTGCAGGCCGGTGCCCGCTTCACCGAATTCACCCTCGACGGACCCGACGGCCGACGGCTGCAGACGCGGGTGCCGCTGCTCGGCTGGTACATGGCCGCCAACGCGGCCCTGGCCATCGTGATGCTGGTGGAGAGCGGCTTCGACCTGGCCGCCATCGAACATGCCCTCACCCGCGACGGCGGCATCGACGCATACATCCCTGGGCGCGCCGAACTGATCTCCGGAGACCGGGGCCCATTGGTCTACATCGACTACGGCCACAGCCCGGACGCCTTCCTCAACACCCTGGGTGCGATCCGCGACTCCACCGCCGGGCGCATCATCATGGTCTTCGGCGCCGACGGCGACCGGGATAAGACCAAGCGCGCCGCCATGGGCGCCATAGCCGCCCGCGGTGCGGATGCCGTCGTCATCACGGACTTCCATCCGCGGTTCGAAGACCCGGCCACCATCAGGGCCACCCTGCTCGCCGCGGCACGCGAGGCCGTGCCTGCGGGGGAACTCTACGAGGTCCCCGACCCCGCCACAGCCTTCCGCCGCGCGCTATCGTTGGCCGCGGAGGGCGATGTCGTGCTCTACTCAGGGCCCGGCCACGAGAACTACCAGGAGGTAGCCGGAGTGAAACTCCCGTATTCAGCCAGGGATGACGCCCGACTCGCCCTGCGGGAAGCCGGGTGGCTGTAA
- the murF gene encoding UDP-N-acetylmuramoyl-tripeptide--D-alanyl-D-alanine ligase — translation MIALTLAEIAAATNGTLHLYTGHLVDPSAPDALTIESLVGGAVHTDSREVTAGDIFVAKPGEETDGHLFAPAAVTGGAVVIIVERVLDLPVAQVLVPDAVVALGDLATAVITRVRAAGRLQVVGITGSNGKTTTKNLLRAILERVGPTVAARASFNNEVGAPLTMLEVTKDTRFLVAEMGASAEGEIRRLVRMARPDIGIVLKVGLAHAGGFGGIEATVRAKSEMVTDLGSTDIAILNIDDDRVAGMAAVTAARVLWFGESDGATVRASAIHGSRTGTSFTLHLPDGASRPVSFRVLGEHHVMNALAAAAAADALGVPIDDIVSALESVSVAERWRMEVLGGRDDVTVINDAYNASPDSMTAALKTLAQIRKPGGRSIAVLGEMSELGELSGEEHDRIGLLAVRLNISQLIVVGRAARRMHISTINEGSWDGESAYVDTADEAFDLLRDTIKPGDTVLVKSSNSAGLRFLGDRLGKLYS, via the coding sequence ATGATCGCCCTGACCCTGGCAGAGATCGCCGCCGCCACGAACGGCACACTGCACCTGTACACGGGGCACCTCGTCGACCCGTCGGCCCCTGACGCCCTGACCATCGAGTCGCTCGTCGGCGGAGCCGTGCATACGGACTCCCGTGAGGTGACCGCCGGCGACATCTTCGTCGCCAAGCCGGGGGAGGAGACCGACGGTCACCTCTTCGCGCCGGCCGCCGTCACCGGCGGCGCCGTCGTGATCATCGTCGAACGGGTACTGGATCTGCCTGTGGCCCAGGTGCTGGTGCCCGACGCCGTCGTCGCCCTGGGCGACCTCGCCACGGCAGTGATCACCCGGGTCCGTGCCGCGGGCCGCCTCCAGGTCGTCGGTATCACCGGATCCAACGGCAAGACCACCACCAAGAACCTCCTGCGTGCCATCCTCGAACGCGTCGGCCCCACCGTCGCCGCGCGCGCCTCGTTCAACAACGAGGTCGGCGCCCCACTGACCATGCTCGAAGTCACGAAGGACACCCGATTCCTCGTCGCCGAGATGGGCGCAAGCGCCGAGGGCGAGATCCGCCGCCTGGTGCGGATGGCCCGACCCGACATCGGCATCGTGCTCAAGGTGGGATTGGCCCACGCCGGCGGGTTCGGCGGTATCGAAGCCACCGTTCGCGCCAAATCCGAGATGGTCACCGACCTCGGCTCCACCGACATCGCGATCCTGAACATCGACGACGACCGGGTGGCCGGTATGGCCGCCGTCACCGCCGCCCGCGTGCTGTGGTTCGGTGAGAGCGACGGCGCAACCGTGCGGGCCTCCGCGATCCACGGCAGCCGCACCGGCACCAGCTTCACCCTGCACCTGCCGGACGGCGCCAGCCGTCCCGTGTCCTTCAGGGTCCTCGGCGAGCACCACGTGATGAACGCCTTGGCGGCGGCCGCCGCCGCCGACGCCCTCGGGGTCCCTATCGACGACATCGTCAGCGCCCTCGAATCAGTTAGCGTCGCCGAACGCTGGCGCATGGAGGTCCTCGGTGGTCGGGACGACGTCACCGTCATCAACGACGCCTACAACGCCAGTCCCGATTCGATGACCGCGGCGCTCAAGACCCTGGCCCAGATTCGGAAGCCCGGCGGGCGCAGCATCGCGGTGCTCGGTGAGATGAGCGAGCTGGGGGAGCTGTCCGGCGAGGAACACGACAGGATCGGGCTCCTCGCGGTGCGCCTGAACATCTCCCAGCTCATCGTGGTCGGCCGTGCCGCCCGTCGCATGCACATCAGCACCATCAACGAGGGCTCCTGGGACGGGGAATCGGCGTACGTTGACACCGCGGACGAGGCCTTCGACCTGCTTCGCGACACCATCAAGCCTGGCGACACCGTGCTCGTCAAATCATCAAATTCAGCTGGACTCCGATTCCTCGGCGACCGACTGGGAAAGTTGTACTCGTGA